One Vespa crabro chromosome 1, iyVesCrab1.2, whole genome shotgun sequence genomic region harbors:
- the LOC124432664 gene encoding LIM/homeobox protein Lhx3 isoform X5 gives MTMISFEMLSRETLPLEGIYQRAREEMLTPPQSSPESQHRRNTGNNITDNTTCHDMHPLDQPAVDLGLPPHIPEILYSSIPKCGGCQEAILDRRFGTKCAGCGQGLAPSQVVRRAQELVYHLTCFSCALCSRQLDTGDEFYLMEDRKLVCKPDYEQAKAKELADGGSIDGDQPNKRPRTTITAKQLETLKLAYNTSPKPARHVREQLSQDTGLDMRVVQVWFQNRRAKEKRLKKDAGRTRWSQYFRSMKGTSAGGHSPRHDKLLDKDELKVDLDSTFGHHDLSNDSYGTVVNMGLDGEGASPGGGGNSGSGGPPRSYLGATTPPYLSTSRSPSLPPQFPYPPDAGLSVYTTLGGPGGMVPGPASDLSNESSGGGGGGGGGGGGGYPDFPPSPDSWLGEPPSHAHHHSHYAT, from the exons ATGACTATGATAAGCTTCGAGATGTTGAGTCGTGAGACTCTGCCGCTGGAAGGGATTTACCAGCGAGCTCGCGAGGAGATGCTTACTCCGCCGCAAAGTAGCCCGGAGTCTCAGCATCGACGCAACACTGGTAACAACATCACTGATAATACCACTTGCCACGATATGCACCCTCTCGATCAACCTGCCGTCGATCTCGGCTTGCCCCCGCATATTCCGGAGATTCTCTATT CCTCGATACCGAAATGTGGTGGTTGCCAGGAAGCAATCTTGGATAG GCGTTTTGGGACGAAATGCGCGGGCTGCGGCCAAGGGTTGGCACCATCGCAAGTGGTAAGGAGAGCGCAGGAGTTGGTGTATCATCTGACGTGTTTCTCCTGCGCACTCTGCTCACGACAATTGGACACCGGGGATGAATTTTACCTCATGGAGGATAGAAAACTCGTCTGCAAGCCGGACTACGAACAGGCAAAGGCAAAAG AGCTGGCCGACGGCGGTAGCATCGATGGAGATCAACCGAACAAGAGGCCGCGAACGACGATCACGGCGAAACAATTGGAGACCTTGAAATTGGCATACAATACCAGTCCAAAACCAGCGAGACATGTTCGAGAACAGCTCTCGCAGGACACAGGTCTGGATATGCGTGTCGTCCAGGTGTGGTTTCAAAACAG GAGAGCAAAGGAGAAGAGACTGAAGAAGGACGCCGGTAGGACAAGATGGTCGCAGTATTTTCGAAGTATGAAAGGGACAAGTGCTGGTGGACATTCGCCTAGGCACGACAAATTACTCGACAAGGACGAACTTAAAGTTGATTTGGATTCGACCTTCGGCCATCACG atttgaGTAACGATAGTTACGGAACGGTCGTGAATATGGGATTGGACGGAGAAGGTGCTAGTCCAGGTGGTGGTGGAAACAGTGGTAGCGGTGGACCACCTCGTAGTTATTTAGGTGCAACGACACCACCTTATCTATCGACATCCAGATCGCCGTCCTTACCACCACAATTTCCATACCCACCGGATGCAGGTCTTTCAGTATACACTACTCTCG gaGGTCCAGGAGGTATGGTACCAGGACCTGCATCGGATCTTAGCAACGAATCGAGCgggggtggtggtggtggcggtggtggtggcggcggtgGTTACCCCGACTTTCCACCCTCACCGGATTCCTGGCTTGGAGAGCCACCCTCGCACGCTCATCACCACTCACATTACGCCACATAA
- the LOC124432664 gene encoding LIM/homeobox protein Lhx3 isoform X3, whose protein sequence is MTMISFEMLSRETLPLEGIYQRAREEMLTPPQSSPESQHRRNTGNNITDNTTCHDMHPLDQPAVDLGLPPHIPEILYSSIPKCGGCQEAILDRYVLKVLERCWHARCLTCRDCGARLTDKCFARNGHVFCKDDFFKCGRRFGTKCAGCGQGLAPSQVVRRAQELVYHLTCFSCALCSRQLDTGDEFYLMEDRKLVCKPDYEQAKAKELADGGSIDGDQPNKRPRTTITAKQLETLKLAYNTSPKPARHVREQLSQDTGLDMRVVQVWFQNRRAKEKRLKKDAGRTRWSQYFRSMKGTSAGGHSPRHDKLLDKDELKVDLDSTFGHHDLSNDSYGTVVNMGLDGEGASPGGGGNSGSGGPPRSYLGATTPPYLSTSRSPSLPPQFPYPPDAGLSVYTTLGGPGGMVPGPASDLSNESSGGGGGGGGGGGGGYPDFPPSPDSWLGEPPSHAHHHSHYAT, encoded by the exons ATGACTATGATAAGCTTCGAGATGTTGAGTCGTGAGACTCTGCCGCTGGAAGGGATTTACCAGCGAGCTCGCGAGGAGATGCTTACTCCGCCGCAAAGTAGCCCGGAGTCTCAGCATCGACGCAACACTGGTAACAACATCACTGATAATACCACTTGCCACGATATGCACCCTCTCGATCAACCTGCCGTCGATCTCGGCTTGCCCCCGCATATTCCGGAGATTCTCTATT CCTCGATACCGAAATGTGGTGGTTGCCAGGAAGCAATCTTGGATAGGTATGTGTTGAAGGTCCTAGAAAGGTGTTGGCACGCGAGATGTCTGACCTGTCGAGATTGTGGAGCAAGACTAACGGACAAATGCTTCGCGAGAAACGGCCATGTCTTTTGCAAGGACGATTTCTTCAA GTGTGGCAGGCGTTTTGGGACGAAATGCGCGGGCTGCGGCCAAGGGTTGGCACCATCGCAAGTGGTAAGGAGAGCGCAGGAGTTGGTGTATCATCTGACGTGTTTCTCCTGCGCACTCTGCTCACGACAATTGGACACCGGGGATGAATTTTACCTCATGGAGGATAGAAAACTCGTCTGCAAGCCGGACTACGAACAGGCAAAGGCAAAAG AGCTGGCCGACGGCGGTAGCATCGATGGAGATCAACCGAACAAGAGGCCGCGAACGACGATCACGGCGAAACAATTGGAGACCTTGAAATTGGCATACAATACCAGTCCAAAACCAGCGAGACATGTTCGAGAACAGCTCTCGCAGGACACAGGTCTGGATATGCGTGTCGTCCAGGTGTGGTTTCAAAACAG GAGAGCAAAGGAGAAGAGACTGAAGAAGGACGCCGGTAGGACAAGATGGTCGCAGTATTTTCGAAGTATGAAAGGGACAAGTGCTGGTGGACATTCGCCTAGGCACGACAAATTACTCGACAAGGACGAACTTAAAGTTGATTTGGATTCGACCTTCGGCCATCACG atttgaGTAACGATAGTTACGGAACGGTCGTGAATATGGGATTGGACGGAGAAGGTGCTAGTCCAGGTGGTGGTGGAAACAGTGGTAGCGGTGGACCACCTCGTAGTTATTTAGGTGCAACGACACCACCTTATCTATCGACATCCAGATCGCCGTCCTTACCACCACAATTTCCATACCCACCGGATGCAGGTCTTTCAGTATACACTACTCTCG gaGGTCCAGGAGGTATGGTACCAGGACCTGCATCGGATCTTAGCAACGAATCGAGCgggggtggtggtggtggcggtggtggtggcggcggtgGTTACCCCGACTTTCCACCCTCACCGGATTCCTGGCTTGGAGAGCCACCCTCGCACGCTCATCACCACTCACATTACGCCACATAA